The Maridesulfovibrio hydrothermalis AM13 = DSM 14728 DNA window TTGTGAAAAAAAGATCTTGTGTAAAATCAGTCGGTTATCGCCTATTTGTATAAAAATTCACAATCTAAGTGAATTTTTGATTGCATAATCAACTAAAGCTGGTTATCTACTGATTAACGGATCAACGAAACGTTCTGGTTTGAAAGGGCGAAAGTCGTTCTCCGGTTTGTTTTCAGTCAGGAAGAATTAAAGACTATATAAATATTTTATTAAAATTTTACTTCCACACAAAGTGGAACAGGTAACAGAGATGAAAAAAATGAGCGTACTATTTCTTTTACTCCTCGTCATCGTGGCAGCGGCAGCAACTTCTGAAACTCTTGAGTTCAAGTCCAAAGACGTAAGAACTGTAGCAGAAGCAAGAATTTCCGGTTCCGATACCAAAGCTGTTGTTCAGGGTCACATTGTAAGAAAGATCAACGACAATAAATACGTATTTCAGGACAAGACTGGCGAAATCATTATCGACCTCGGGTCTAAAGTGGGATCCCTCCCTGCTGACACGACTGCTGAGATCGAGATTGAAGGACGGGTCGAGCAGGACCTCGTCTTTGCCGGAATCGAAGCCCAGAAAATATCCGTTCTTAACTAGTACGGACCTCACAGGAAGGTCGCTTCTCAGACTTCTTGAAACTGAATTGTCATCAGTTATCAAGGCCGCGTCAGATGACGCGGCCTTTCTGTTTTTTGTAACCGGGGTCGGGATTTAATGAAAGAACGTGGTGTGCTAACTTAGTCTCAGCTCATCATCGGTTTACACAGCTCATTAATGGTGTTCACGATTTTATCTTTTGAAATAGGTTT harbors:
- a CDS encoding NirD/YgiW/YdeI family stress tolerance protein, translating into MSVLFLLLLVIVAAAATSETLEFKSKDVRTVAEARISGSDTKAVVQGHIVRKINDNKYVFQDKTGEIIIDLGSKVGSLPADTTAEIEIEGRVEQDLVFAGIEAQKISVLN